A window from Rana temporaria chromosome 8, aRanTem1.1, whole genome shotgun sequence encodes these proteins:
- the PPP1R3C gene encoding protein phosphatase 1 regulatory subunit 3C has protein sequence MIQILEPRSLPRSIMPVDVAVRICLAHSPPLKKFLSPYDDCRGRNLVNRFKPLRPCISLKKESNTRNGEWNRSKSRGKKKVVFADSKGLSLTSVHVFSEFKEEPETDLQFDLIDLEGITASLKLHEEKNLILGFTQPSADYLQFRNKILKNLICLENCCLQERSISGTIKVKNLSYEKEVKVRVTFNTWKTYTDFNCVYMNNVYGGTDCDTFSFAIDIPPSIPSHEKIEFCLSYECNGQVFWDNNDGQNYTIVHAEWKSDGVQIHSLIKTDLTSYKLLNHKPENDFDQFGTPKTSMGLFPEWQSWGKIGNTSPYW, from the coding sequence ATGATTCAGATTTTGGAGCCACGATCTCTTCCACGGTCTATTATGCCTGTTGATGTTGCTGTAAGGATATGCTTAGCACATTCTCCTCCTCTAAAGAAGTTTCTCAGCCCCTATGATGACTGCAGAGGCCGGAATCTTGTCAATCGCTTTAAGCCACTAAGGCCATGCATTTCTTTAAAAAAGGAATCCAACACTAGGAACGGTGAGTGGAACCGATCGAAATCCAGAGGCAAAAAGAAAGTGGTCTTTGCTGACTCCAAGGGGCTCTCGTTGACATCTGTGCACGTTTTCTCAGAGTTTAAGGAAGAGCCTGAAACTGACCTCCAGTTTGATCTGATTGATCTTGAAGGCATCACAGCCAGCCTAAAACTACATGAAGAGAAGAACTTGATCCTGGGATTCACGCAACCCTCAGCTGATTATTTGCAGTTCCGTAATAAAATCCTAAAGAATTTAATTTGTTTGGAAAACTGCTGTCTTCAGGAGAGATCCATTTCGGGAACCATCAAAGTAAAGAATCTGAGCTATGAAAAAGAAGTCAAGGTGCGAGTAACCTTTAACACCTGGAAAACCTACACAGATTTTAACTGTGTCTACATGAACAATGTGTATGGAGGCACAGACTGCGACACCTTCTCTTTTGCAATAGATATTCCTCCCAGCATTCCCAGCCATGAGAAGATTGAGTTCTGCCTGTCCTATGAATGCAATGGCCAAGTGTTTTGGGATAACAATGATGGACAAAACTACACTATAGTCCATGCAGAATGGAAATCCGATGGTGTGCAGATCCATTCACTTATAAAAACTGACCTAACCTCTTACAAATTACTAAACCACAAACCTGAAAATGACTTCGATCAATTTGGAACACCCAAAACATCCATGGGTCTCTTTCCTGAGTGGCAAAGTTGGGGTAAAATAGGGAACACCTCGCCTTACTGGTGA